Proteins encoded by one window of Chloroflexaceae bacterium:
- a CDS encoding decaprenyl-phosphate phosphoribosyltransferase: MSKVSIEGAISAAPATSVAMLRELVRAMRPRQWVKNVFVFAALAFSEERLWRFWDAGIGPAPLLRVVGAFVAFCLAASAIYIVNDLVDIEKDRAHPKKRHRPFASGRLSPTVGIIAATVLIVAAIPLAYVVGDGTAFLGVLAAYVAIQGFLYSYWLKNVVILDILVLAAGFVLRAVGGAVVLNVLITPWLLLCMLLLALFLGIGKRRHELILLENGAGEHRRILAEYSVPMLDQMMAIVTASIIMAYSVTAFLAPVAPQEPYPMLMLTIPFVIYAIFRYLYLIYIRGEGGAPDELILKDPLLAGSVALWGLTVLGVLLLFPN; encoded by the coding sequence ATGAGCAAGGTGTCCATCGAAGGCGCAATCAGCGCCGCGCCAGCGACCAGCGTTGCGATGCTGCGCGAACTGGTGCGCGCGATGCGCCCGCGCCAGTGGGTCAAGAACGTCTTCGTCTTCGCGGCGCTGGCCTTTTCCGAAGAGCGACTCTGGCGCTTCTGGGACGCCGGGATAGGGCCGGCGCCGCTGCTGCGCGTGGTCGGCGCATTCGTGGCCTTTTGCCTGGCCGCGAGCGCGATCTATATCGTCAACGATCTGGTTGACATCGAGAAGGACCGCGCCCATCCGAAGAAGCGCCACCGGCCCTTCGCCTCGGGGCGCCTCAGTCCGACAGTCGGCATTATCGCCGCCACGGTGCTGATCGTCGCCGCCATACCCCTCGCCTATGTCGTCGGTGACGGCACGGCCTTTCTGGGAGTGCTGGCGGCCTATGTGGCGATCCAGGGCTTTCTCTACTCCTACTGGCTCAAGAACGTGGTCATTCTGGACATCCTCGTCCTGGCCGCGGGCTTCGTCTTGCGGGCAGTGGGCGGAGCGGTGGTGCTTAACGTGCTGATCACCCCCTGGCTGCTGCTCTGCATGCTGCTCCTGGCGCTCTTCCTGGGCATCGGCAAGCGCCGCCACGAGTTGATCCTGCTGGAGAACGGCGCGGGCGAGCACCGGCGCATCCTCGCCGAGTACTCGGTGCCTATGCTCGACCAGATGATGGCCATCGTCACCGCCAGCATCATCATGGCCTACAGCGTCACGGCCTTCCTCGCCCCCGTCGCGCCGCAGGAGCCGTACCCGATGCTGATGCTGACCATTCCGTTCGTTATCTACGCGATCTTTCGCTATCTCTATCTGATCTACATCCGTGGGGAGGGCGGCGCGCCTGACGAGTTGATCCTCAAGGATCCGCTGCTCGCCGGGAGCGTGGCGCTCTGGGGGTTGACCGTGCTCGGAGTGTTGCTGCTCTTTCCGAACTGA